The sequence below is a genomic window from Deinococcus radiopugnans ATCC 19172.
GGACCTGCCCCTGATCCTGATCTCGGGCGGCGGCACCGGCACCTACCGCGCCCTGAAACCGGTCCTGAACGAACTGGCCGGCCTGGGACGGCGCGTGCAGGTGCTGGTGCTGGCCGGGGCCAGGACGCGGGGGGTGACCCAGCACGGCGGGGCCACCCTGCATCAGCTGGGGCACACCAGCGATTTTCCCGAACTGCTGGCCGCCTCGGATCTGGTGGTGGGCAAGGCCGGTGGCCTGACCGTGGCCGAGGCCACCACGCTGGGCGTGCCGCAGGTCATTCACCAGCCGATTCCCGGTCAGGAGGAACACAACGCCGACTACCTGGAGCGCCACGGCGCGGCGTTGTGGGCGCGGGAATTGCATCAGCTCCGGCCCGCCGTTCTACGGGTGCTGGACGGGGATGAGCATGCCCGCATGAATCATTGTGCCCGCCAGATCAGCCGGCCGGACGCGGCTGACCGGGTGGCGGCGGCGCTGCTGCGGAGACTGGGCCGGTGAGCCAGGGGAAGAGGGGGCAGCAGGGGGGCAGGCGGCCCCGGCTCCTTCCCCTCGCCGCCCTGGGCGCGTATCTGGTCCTGCCCGTGCTGGCCGTGCAGTTCGCCAACCTGGGCCTGATCCGCGAGGGCCGTCGGGGGCGGCGTGAGCTGGCCCTGACCTTCGACGACGGGCCAGACCCCGTGACCACGCCCGCCGTGCTGGACGCGTTGAAGGCCGTGGGCGCGCGGGCCACCTTCTTCGTGCTTGCAGGCCGGGCTTCAGAGCATCCACAGCTGATCGCCCGGATGCTGGCCGAGGGACACGAGGTGGCCGCCCATGCCGACAAACACGTGCATGCCTGGATTCGCACGCCCTGGGGCGGATTCCTGGATGTGGTTCGGGCCGTGAGGCGAACCGCGAACGCCACAGGACAGCCGATTAAGCATCACCGTCCACCGCACGGCGCGTACACCCTGGCGACGGTGCTGGGCCAGCGGGCGGCCGGGGTGCGCGGCGTCCACTGGAGCGTGGAGGGCCAGGACTGGCAGGCGGGACAGACGCCGGACGGGGTGAGAGAGCGGTTGCTGCTCCGCGCTGGCCCCGGCGCCGTCGTCGTCCTGCACGACGCCGGGCCAGGAGCAGCCAACACCGTGCCCATGCTGCCAGGGCTGTTGCAGGAGTTGAAGGCACGCGGCTACACCTTCAAGACCGTCTCTGAATTGGAAGGTGCGGCCCCGGTGGATGGGGCAGCGTTGCGGCGGCGGGCCTTTATCGCGCTAGACCATGTGTTCGACCGGGTGGGCCGCATTCAGCCCACGGCGGGCCGGGCGGACAACCTCTTTCGCACCGGCCCCGTGGCCTTTCCGCTGGAGGGCGTCACGCTGG
It includes:
- a CDS encoding polysaccharide deacetylase family protein: MSQGKRGQQGGRRPRLLPLAALGAYLVLPVLAVQFANLGLIREGRRGRRELALTFDDGPDPVTTPAVLDALKAVGARATFFVLAGRASEHPQLIARMLAEGHEVAAHADKHVHAWIRTPWGGFLDVVRAVRRTANATGQPIKHHRPPHGAYTLATVLGQRAAGVRGVHWSVEGQDWQAGQTPDGVRERLLLRAGPGAVVVLHDAGPGAANTVPMLPGLLQELKARGYTFKTVSELEGAAPVDGAALRRRAFIALDHVFDRVGRIQPTAGRADNLFRTGPVAFPLEGVTLADGTPVPKGAPCAEFHVNNPLMVDLGISRPSIRQAQRDYRLVAADLLNRPDLRGAQFIFCISAVSPLMAVMGFETYDLPPADARRLRLWARVMRWGYSGAPKVAEPRLSILSRAAFLAQYGPDAR